In Eretmochelys imbricata isolate rEreImb1 chromosome 18, rEreImb1.hap1, whole genome shotgun sequence, one genomic interval encodes:
- the LOC144276859 gene encoding uncharacterized protein LOC144276859 isoform X2, with protein sequence MLRNLDSPVRGQTLERSDFPTQGGIIDRTKQQFPRNTDEDLDPTFKSKKTEPPAEVFASCSQAAQSHTVPVDSLFDYQTCLYFTDQTSA encoded by the exons ATGCTGAGGAACCTGGATTCCCCAGTCAGAGGTCAGACCCTGGAAAGGTCAGACTTCCCAACACAAGGAGGCAtcatagacagaacaaa GCAACAATTTCCTCGAAATACTGATGAAGATCTGGACCCAACTTTTAAGTCAAAAAAGACAGAACCACCTGCTGAAGTGTTTGCATCCTGCTCCCAAG CTGCCCAGTCACACACTGTTCCAGTTGATAGCCTCTTTGATTATCAGACCTGCCTTTATTTCACCGACCAAACGTCAGCCTGA